ACCGGCACGTTTGGCAAGGGCCGTACCGTGGCCTGGACGTCTGATATCGGACCCCATTGGCTCTCGCCTGCGTTTTGCGAGTGGGAAGGCTATGGCAAGCTGTGGAAGAACATTCTGGGCTGGATGACGCAAGCGCGGTGATGTTCTCACGTGGCGAGGATAGCTGCCAACTCGGTCTGTGATGGAAACGCAGACCGGGTTCCCCGGCGACTGACGGTGATGCTGGCGGCCTGTGCTGCATGGCGCAGCGCCAGGCCATCGGGCATGACATGGCGCAAACTGCTGGACGCCAGCGCAACCGCCATGAACGTGTCGCCAGCACCAGTGGTGTCAACAGCAACGGATGGAACGGCTGGGATTGTGGTGGTGCCGGTGCGATCCGCCAAGATCGCTCCCTTGCCGCCAAGGGTGATGATGACGGTACCAACACCGGCATCACGCAAGCATTGGGTGGCGGCTTCGCCGCTTTCACCTGTCAGCTTATCGGCTTCGCCCTGGTTCAAAAAGGCAATGTCGATCAGCGACCAAAGGGCAGCAAAGCCGGGCCGCAACGGTGATGGGTTAAAGGCGGTGATCATACCACGGCGTTTGGCCTCGTGTAGGAGGGCAGCCGTGGTATCATCGGTGAGATTGCCTTGGAGAATGGCCAGATCGCCGGGTTTTGCCGCCTGTAAGACGCTGGTAACATGCTCGGGCCGGACGCTGGCGGCGCAGTCTGTTGTGGTGATGATGGCATTTTCGCCATCCGGTATGGTGAAGATCATCGAGACGTCGCTGGCTTTATCGACAAGTTCGATCAAGCGGGTATCGATCGGCTCCAGAGACAGGCTCTGCCGGATCATCGAGGCGCGAAAGTCGTTGCCGACAGCGGCAATCAGCGTGGTGCCCAAACCGGCGCGGCCCAGAACAATCGCCTGGTTGGCGCCTTTGCCACCCAGATCCGTGCTTTGCTGCTGGCCAAAAATCGACGCGCCAGCCTCTGGCATGGTCGGTACGGACATGATTTCATCGATTGCGACATTGCCGATTACCCAGGCACGCATCACAGACTTTCAACACGCATGGCAGGCTTTCAAAAGGAAATGAGAAATGCTGGATATATCCGACAACACATCAAGCGCCATACGGGAAATTTTCGGGCGCGACAAGGCGCTGATCGGCATGATCCATTGCCCGGCCTTTCCCGGTGCGCCGCGCTATCGCGGCGCGAGCATGACAGAGATTTACGATGCCTGCATGCTTGATGCCGAAGCGCTGATTGAGGGCGGCATGCATGGGCTGATGATTGAAAACCACGGCGACATTCCTTTTTCCAAGCCGGATGACATCGGGCCGGAAACATCCGCCTTCATGAGTGTGGTGACTGACCGCATTTGCCGTGCGGTTGGTGTGCCACTGGGTATCAATGTCCTGGCCAATGCGCCCATTCCGGCCTTTGCCATTGCCATGGCGGGCGGGGCAAAATTCGTGCGGGTCAACCAATGGGCCAATGCCTATGTCGCGAATGAAGGCTTCATGGAGGGACGGGCGGCGGAGGCCATGCGCTACCGTTCCATGCTACGGGCCGAACATATCAAGGTGTTTGCCGATAGCCATGTCAAGCACGGCGCCCACGCCATCACTGCCGACCGCACCATTCAGGAATTGACCCGTGACCTTGCGTTTTTCGATGCCGATGCGGTGATTGCCACCGGCCAACGCACCGGCAATTCCGCGACGATGGAGGAGATTGAAGAGATTGGAGCGGCGACGCATCTGCCTCTTTTGGTTGGTTCGGGTGTTTCCAAGGACAATATCGTCGAGATCCTGAAACGCACCAACGGGGTTATCGTTGCTTCATCACTCAAACATGGCGATGTCTGGTGGAATCCCGTGGATATTGAGCGCGTTAAGGCTTTTGTGGCGGCGGCCCAGCCGGGCTTGAAGGCGTAAATACCATGGCACAAGCGGGTAAAGGACTGTTAGAGGTCAATGGCGAGCGGCTTTTGGCCCGATTGGACCAATTTGCCGCGATTGGTGCTACGTCCAAAGGTGGTGTTAATCGGCAGGCCCTGACGGCGCTTGATCGTCAGGCGCGGCAATTGCTGGCCGATCTTGGTCGGGCGCGTGGATTTTCTGTCTATCAGGACCCGATCGCCAACCTGTTCCTGCGCCGCGAGGGACTAAATCCGGATTTACCGCCGCTGCTGATTGGCAGTCATCTCGACAGTCAGCCCTCTGGCGGGCGGTTTGATGGTGCGCTAGGCACACTCTGCGCGTTCGAAGTGCTCGAAACATTGGAAGATCACGGCATAGAGACAGAGCGCGCCGTGGAAGTCGTTGCCTTCACCAATGAAGAAGGCTGCCGTTTTGCCCCCGGATGCATGGGGTCCATGGCCTTTTCGAAGGGTGCCATTTCCCCCGCATGGCCTATGGCGCGGGCAACGGATGGCGCGCTGTTTTCCGATGATTTGGCAGCAACGCTTGCTGACTTGCAAGGCGCTGCCATGAGGCCGCTGGGCTTTCCGGTGTTTGCTTATCTTGAAGTGCATATCGAGCAAGGCCCATCCTTGGAAAAAGAGGGTCTGCCCATCGGCATCGTCACGGGGATTCAAGGCACCCGCTGGCTTCAGGTGACCATTTCGGGCCAGACTGCCCATGCAGGCACCACAGCACTGTCCTACCGCAAAGACCCCATGCGCGCCGCCGTCTCCGGCTTGAACGTGCTTTATCATGACATCATGCCGCAAGATGCCCAATCACGTCTGACAGTCGGCCGGTTTTCGCTGGAACCGGGGGCCATCAATGCCATTCCGGCAGCCGTGACGTTTTCGCTGGATATCCGCCACCCCAATTTTGAGCAACTGGATCTGATCGAAGCGAAGATACGCAAGGTCCTGCAGGATCATGCTGGCGAGAATGGATGTGATCTCGAAATTGAACTGCTCTTCGACATGGCTCCAGCGCGTTTCACGGATCATCTGGTTACCATACTGGA
This genomic window from Agrobacterium vitis contains:
- a CDS encoding ribokinase, which produces MRAWVIGNVAIDEIMSVPTMPEAGASIFGQQQSTDLGGKGANQAIVLGRAGLGTTLIAAVGNDFRASMIRQSLSLEPIDTRLIELVDKASDVSMIFTIPDGENAIITTTDCAASVRPEHVTSVLQAAKPGDLAILQGNLTDDTTAALLHEAKRRGMITAFNPSPLRPGFAALWSLIDIAFLNQGEADKLTGESGEAATQCLRDAGVGTVIITLGGKGAILADRTGTTTIPAVPSVAVDTTGAGDTFMAVALASSSLRHVMPDGLALRHAAQAASITVSRRGTRSAFPSQTELAAILAT
- a CDS encoding BtpA/SgcQ family protein; translation: MLDISDNTSSAIREIFGRDKALIGMIHCPAFPGAPRYRGASMTEIYDACMLDAEALIEGGMHGLMIENHGDIPFSKPDDIGPETSAFMSVVTDRICRAVGVPLGINVLANAPIPAFAIAMAGGAKFVRVNQWANAYVANEGFMEGRAAEAMRYRSMLRAEHIKVFADSHVKHGAHAITADRTIQELTRDLAFFDADAVIATGQRTGNSATMEEIEEIGAATHLPLLVGSGVSKDNIVEILKRTNGVIVASSLKHGDVWWNPVDIERVKAFVAAAQPGLKA
- a CDS encoding Zn-dependent hydrolase, coding for MAQAGKGLLEVNGERLLARLDQFAAIGATSKGGVNRQALTALDRQARQLLADLGRARGFSVYQDPIANLFLRREGLNPDLPPLLIGSHLDSQPSGGRFDGALGTLCAFEVLETLEDHGIETERAVEVVAFTNEEGCRFAPGCMGSMAFSKGAISPAWPMARATDGALFSDDLAATLADLQGAAMRPLGFPVFAYLEVHIEQGPSLEKEGLPIGIVTGIQGTRWLQVTISGQTAHAGTTALSYRKDPMRAAVSGLNVLYHDIMPQDAQSRLTVGRFSLEPGAINAIPAAVTFSLDIRHPNFEQLDLIEAKIRKVLQDHAGENGCDLEIELLFDMAPARFTDHLVTILESAAIDAGFAHKSMVSGAFHDALFINRVAPSAMIFTPCRDGLSHNEEEYVKPADSVAGAQVLLTASLQLLSNLATPASVVVAHLR